A section of the Prochlorococcus sp. MIT 1341 genome encodes:
- the secF gene encoding protein translocase subunit SecF, whose translation MKSSPSNTRIRLRLCRNRRLIWLISGTCIFLSALGLILCILNPSIKAPLRPGLDFTGGTQIQLERNCDNECGLINSKLLEDSIKSTILFSEEDNVTTDLSSARVQILDSGKSVVLRLPFISATQSNQIIEKIKPLIGQIQGGSESIETIGPSLGGQLLRSSLISLLVAFSGIALYITFRYDRLYAFLALIALGHDVLIVCGIFAWLGIAINLEVESLFAVALLTIAGYSVNDTVVVFDRIRERSRYDSSLSLAEQIDRAVSATLTRTLYTSGTTLLPLIALILFGGSTLYWFAVALSLGVLVGSWSSIALAPSLLSLRETAAKGPETLDDSLSVNE comes from the coding sequence ATGAAATCATCACCCTCTAACACAAGAATTCGATTACGCCTCTGTCGTAATCGGCGTTTAATCTGGCTTATATCTGGCACATGTATTTTTCTAAGTGCTTTAGGACTAATACTTTGTATTCTCAATCCATCGATCAAAGCCCCGCTAAGACCGGGGCTTGATTTTACAGGTGGTACTCAGATTCAACTTGAACGCAATTGTGATAATGAATGTGGTTTAATAAATAGTAAACTATTAGAGGACTCTATAAAATCAACAATCTTATTCTCTGAAGAAGACAATGTAACAACTGATTTGTCTTCAGCTAGAGTTCAGATTCTTGACAGTGGGAAGTCAGTAGTTCTTAGATTACCATTTATTTCCGCCACACAAAGTAATCAAATCATCGAGAAAATTAAACCTCTAATAGGTCAAATTCAAGGGGGAAGTGAATCTATTGAGACTATTGGACCAAGTTTAGGTGGTCAGCTACTTAGGAGTAGTTTGATCTCATTATTGGTAGCCTTTTCTGGAATTGCCTTATATATAACCTTTAGATATGACAGGCTTTATGCATTTTTGGCTCTTATTGCCCTTGGTCATGATGTTTTAATTGTATGTGGAATCTTTGCCTGGTTGGGGATTGCAATTAATTTAGAAGTAGAAAGTCTTTTTGCTGTTGCTCTACTTACTATTGCTGGTTATTCTGTTAATGATACTGTAGTTGTTTTTGACCGTATTCGAGAGAGGAGTCGTTATGACTCCTCTCTTTCTCTTGCAGAGCAAATTGACAGAGCTGTTTCTGCAACATTAACTAGAACGCTATATACAAGTGGCACAACACTTCTGCCGCTAATTGCGTTGATTCTCTTTGGTGGATCTACTCTTTATTGGTTTGCTGTTGCTTTATCTTTGGGTGTGCTAGTTGGTAGCTGGTCAAGTATCGCTCTTGCACCTTCATTGCTAAGCCTTAGAGAAACAGCCGCCAAAGGTCCTGAAACACTTGATGATTCCCTTTCAGTTAATGAATAA
- a CDS encoding pyruvate dehydrogenase complex E1 component subunit beta: MKGTILFNALREAIDEEMARDSLVCVMGEDVGHYGGSYKVTKDLCEKYGELRVLDTPIAENSFTGMAVGAAMTGLRPIVEGMNMGFLLLAFNQISNNMGMLRYTSGGNYTIPTVVRGPGGVGRQLGAEHSQRLEAYFHAVPGIKIVACSTPTNAKGLMKAAIRDNNPVLFFEHVLLYNLTEEIPSGEYVCALDQADLVKEGKDVTILTYSRMRHHCLKAIELLESENIDVELIDLISLKPFDMDTIKRSIAKTNRVIIVEECMKTGGIAAELISLITEECFDDLDAPPVRLSSQDIPTPYNGKLENLTIIQPHQIVDATKEIVSKRI; encoded by the coding sequence GTGAAAGGAACAATTCTTTTTAACGCACTTCGTGAAGCCATCGATGAAGAGATGGCTAGAGATTCTCTTGTCTGCGTGATGGGAGAAGATGTTGGCCACTACGGTGGTTCTTACAAGGTCACCAAGGACCTTTGTGAGAAATATGGTGAACTAAGGGTCCTAGATACCCCTATCGCTGAGAACAGCTTTACAGGGATGGCGGTAGGAGCTGCGATGACCGGTTTACGTCCGATTGTCGAAGGCATGAATATGGGATTCCTCTTGCTCGCTTTTAATCAGATTTCTAACAACATGGGAATGTTGAGATATACCAGTGGGGGGAATTACACAATTCCGACAGTAGTAAGAGGTCCTGGGGGCGTTGGCAGACAACTTGGAGCAGAGCATAGCCAACGTTTGGAGGCTTATTTTCATGCTGTCCCGGGGATAAAAATTGTTGCTTGCAGTACTCCTACTAATGCCAAGGGCCTAATGAAGGCTGCGATTAGAGATAACAACCCTGTTCTGTTTTTTGAGCATGTTTTGCTTTATAACCTCACTGAGGAAATCCCTTCAGGGGAATATGTATGCGCTTTGGATCAGGCTGATTTAGTAAAAGAGGGGAAAGATGTGACAATTCTTACTTATTCGCGTATGCGTCATCATTGCCTGAAGGCCATTGAGCTCTTGGAGAGTGAAAATATCGATGTAGAGCTAATTGATTTAATTAGTCTTAAGCCTTTTGACATGGATACAATTAAACGTTCAATTGCTAAAACTAATAGGGTGATAATTGTTGAAGAATGTATGAAAACAGGAGGCATTGCAGCTGAGTTGATTTCTTTGATTACAGAGGAATGCTTTGATGATTTGGATGCTCCTCCAGTAAGGCTTTCCAGTCAGGATATTCCAACCCCATACAATGGGAAATTAGAGAACCTCACTATTATCCAACCCCACCAGATTGTCGATGCCACAAAGGAAATTGTTAGCAAGAGGATTTAA
- a CDS encoding translesion error-prone DNA polymerase V autoproteolytic subunit has product MFVLCRSTMEISGVGIAHKGRQPIPHINKEDGNTTTGFPSPADDYAETGIDLNKELIPRPTSTFFLRVSGESMNKAGIYNEDLLIVDRSINAKPGDIVITIMNGVFTIKRLTRFKKNLFLEINEDKQELPGLNNEKDIFIWGVVTYSIHRLTTLFHQEQVASE; this is encoded by the coding sequence ATGTTTGTACTATGCCGCAGTACGATGGAAATCTCCGGGGTCGGGATCGCCCACAAAGGCCGTCAACCCATTCCGCACATAAATAAGGAGGACGGAAATACAACTACAGGATTCCCTTCACCAGCCGATGACTACGCTGAAACCGGAATAGATCTAAACAAAGAATTAATCCCTCGCCCTACAAGCACTTTCTTTCTCCGCGTCAGTGGAGAATCAATGAACAAAGCCGGAATATATAACGAAGACCTCCTAATAGTCGATCGCAGCATAAATGCCAAACCAGGCGATATTGTTATCACAATTATGAATGGAGTTTTTACTATTAAGCGGTTGACACGTTTCAAAAAGAATCTATTTCTAGAAATAAATGAAGACAAGCAAGAACTGCCTGGACTAAATAATGAGAAAGATATTTTTATCTGGGGAGTGGTGACTTACTCTATTCATCGCTTAACAACTCTATTCCATCAAGAACAAGTCGCTAGCGAATAA
- the ispE gene encoding 4-(cytidine 5'-diphospho)-2-C-methyl-D-erythritol kinase translates to MLVSAPAKINLHLEVLGFRTDGFHELAMVMQSIDLVDQLEIKENRNGLITLQCDVPELSTSNDNLIIRSGYLLRDKTGLTELGAEIHLKKAIPIGAGLAGGSTDAAAALIGLNQFWGTGLSLDQLEVLASELGSDVPFCLAGGTQLCFGRGEVLEPQLVEEMSLAILLVKDPSVSVSTPWAYGKFRETEFKRYLTNELDFESRRKSLRRADWLNPLGGKIAPPLHNDLNKVVEENTPSVKEALSLLREIPQNLGAAMSGSGPSCFALFSDLTKAQAGYSQYRDRLEKAGFQSWCCALSQQGVKIERH, encoded by the coding sequence TTGCTTGTTTCAGCGCCAGCAAAAATCAATCTCCATTTAGAAGTATTGGGTTTTAGAACTGATGGTTTTCATGAATTAGCAATGGTTATGCAGTCGATAGACCTCGTAGATCAATTGGAGATTAAGGAAAATAGAAATGGATTAATAACTCTTCAATGTGATGTACCTGAGCTCAGTACATCAAATGACAACTTGATTATTCGGTCAGGATATTTATTACGCGATAAGACTGGGTTAACTGAACTTGGTGCGGAGATTCATTTGAAGAAGGCTATACCCATTGGCGCAGGTCTTGCAGGAGGATCTACCGATGCGGCAGCGGCTTTGATTGGCTTAAATCAATTTTGGGGTACAGGTCTATCTCTTGACCAATTAGAAGTATTGGCATCAGAGCTTGGTTCTGATGTTCCATTTTGTTTAGCTGGTGGAACTCAACTTTGTTTTGGGCGTGGAGAGGTTTTAGAGCCTCAGCTAGTAGAAGAGATGTCTTTGGCCATTCTTTTAGTTAAAGATCCTTCTGTGAGTGTTTCGACGCCATGGGCATATGGCAAATTTAGGGAAACTGAATTCAAGAGATATTTAACTAATGAATTAGATTTTGAGTCTCGTAGAAAAAGTTTAAGAAGAGCTGATTGGCTTAACCCTTTGGGAGGGAAGATAGCTCCTCCTTTGCATAATGATCTCAATAAGGTAGTTGAAGAGAATACGCCTTCTGTTAAAGAGGCTCTTAGTTTACTTAGAGAAATACCTCAAAATCTAGGTGCTGCGATGAGCGGATCTGGTCCAAGTTGCTTTGCTCTTTTTTCAGATTTAACTAAAGCTCAAGCCGGCTATTCTCAGTATCGGGACCGTCTTGAAAAAGCAGGTTTTCAGAGTTGGTGTTGTGCATTAAGCCAACAAGGAGTAAAAATTGAAAGACATTAA
- a CDS encoding AI-2E family transporter, whose protein sequence is MNSKSLITTLTLITSAFLAWQLRWVLLIIFGAVVISVGFDVLIKKIQRFIKLSRKPALGIVLILLLIGGSVVYTFLAPELIIQTKDLENLAPNLIDKLKSILSGELRLLNLENSFPEKISWENIQPISNKLLGFAGGAANSIFQLLLTVLLAILLALDPNAHRKILISATPRSKRKTVEELLDQCRNALGGWLSGMTISAISVFLLTWAGLSFLKVPLALLSALICGILTFVPIIGPTAASLLPLGVSLLISPSLMIQVLILRLALQNFEAFLLTPLLLRRTVNLLPTVALTSQLSLGALLGLPGVLLALPLAVVLQVGMQKILVKQVMDKL, encoded by the coding sequence GTGAATTCAAAGTCTTTAATAACAACATTAACTCTAATCACATCAGCATTCCTAGCATGGCAATTGCGTTGGGTTCTTCTCATTATCTTTGGAGCAGTAGTAATCTCTGTAGGTTTTGATGTCCTCATAAAAAAAATTCAGAGGTTCATCAAATTAAGTCGGAAACCTGCTCTAGGAATAGTCCTTATTCTGTTATTAATAGGAGGATCTGTAGTTTATACTTTTCTTGCTCCAGAATTAATCATTCAAACTAAAGACTTAGAGAATCTAGCCCCTAATCTAATTGACAAGCTTAAATCAATTCTCTCAGGAGAACTAAGACTCTTAAACCTTGAAAACTCATTTCCTGAAAAGATCAGCTGGGAAAATATACAACCTATAAGCAACAAATTACTTGGGTTCGCAGGAGGCGCAGCTAACAGCATTTTTCAATTACTTCTAACAGTTCTCCTAGCAATCTTACTTGCTTTAGATCCAAATGCTCATCGAAAAATATTGATTTCAGCAACCCCAAGAAGTAAACGGAAAACAGTTGAAGAATTACTTGATCAATGTAGAAATGCTCTTGGAGGTTGGCTTAGTGGAATGACAATTTCCGCCATAAGTGTTTTCTTGCTTACATGGGCGGGACTTTCCTTTCTAAAAGTACCTCTAGCTCTACTAAGTGCACTTATTTGCGGAATTCTAACCTTTGTCCCAATAATTGGACCAACCGCAGCAAGTCTACTTCCATTAGGGGTATCCCTTCTGATATCACCATCATTAATGATTCAGGTGTTAATTCTTAGGTTGGCACTTCAAAACTTCGAAGCCTTCCTGCTTACTCCTCTTTTACTTCGAAGGACTGTAAATTTACTTCCAACAGTAGCCTTGACCTCGCAACTAAGTCTAGGAGCACTGCTTGGACTACCTGGAGTACTATTAGCTCTTCCTCTAGCTGTTGTTCTACAAGTTGGGATGCAAAAAATACTTGTAAAACAAGTAATGGATAAGTTATAG
- the secD gene encoding protein translocase subunit SecD — MARQQGWFALILALAISAASVCLNFPLQLGLDFRGGSQLTLEVQPAGDIQQVKSEQLEAVKSVLDRRVNGLGVAESTLQTIGEDQLVLQLPGEQDPSRAAKVLGETALLEFRAQRAGTEDEIRTLQRLRNQANSVLELAKSKDDGKAISDDELNRDQLSSAQRSLGIDINTDNEIDQIEELLEKVNEKIVSLFEPAFLTGKDLITAGRQQEQNISGWEVTLTFNREGAEKFAQLTQSIAGTDRLLGIVLDGYSISEATVGEQFKTAGITGGAATISGRFSAEEARDLEVQLRGGSLPLPVRVLEVRSIGPTLGAENIRRSLIAALSGLVLVALFMLLSYRLAGLVAVLALSLYALFNLAAYSLIPVTLTLPGIAGFILSIGMAVDANVLIFERVKDELRRGNTLIRSIETGFSQAFSSIVDGHITTLISCGALFFLGTGLVKGFAATLGIGVIFSLFTALSCTRTLLRFLMSYQALRRPTNFLPISELPSSI, encoded by the coding sequence ATGGCCCGTCAGCAGGGATGGTTTGCATTAATACTTGCTCTTGCGATTTCGGCAGCATCTGTATGCTTGAACTTTCCGTTACAGCTAGGCCTTGATTTCCGTGGAGGAAGTCAGTTGACGTTGGAAGTTCAACCTGCTGGTGACATTCAACAAGTGAAGTCTGAGCAGCTTGAGGCTGTTAAATCGGTTTTGGACCGACGGGTAAATGGTTTAGGTGTTGCTGAATCTACCCTTCAGACTATCGGAGAAGACCAATTGGTTTTGCAGCTTCCTGGTGAGCAGGATCCTTCACGGGCTGCGAAGGTCTTAGGTGAGACAGCCTTGCTTGAATTTCGTGCACAAAGAGCAGGAACTGAGGATGAGATAAGGACCTTGCAAAGGCTTAGGAACCAAGCAAATAGTGTTTTAGAACTTGCAAAATCTAAAGATGATGGAAAAGCTATCTCTGATGATGAGCTTAATAGAGATCAGTTGTCTTCAGCACAACGATCTTTAGGCATAGACATAAACACTGATAATGAAATTGACCAGATTGAGGAACTTCTAGAAAAGGTAAATGAGAAAATTGTTTCTTTATTTGAACCTGCATTCTTAACTGGAAAAGATCTAATAACAGCTGGACGACAGCAAGAGCAGAATATTTCCGGATGGGAAGTGACTCTTACTTTTAACAGGGAAGGGGCTGAGAAATTCGCTCAACTTACTCAATCAATTGCCGGTACAGATCGCTTGCTAGGAATTGTTCTGGATGGATACTCAATAAGTGAGGCAACTGTTGGCGAACAATTTAAGACAGCAGGAATAACAGGCGGCGCAGCAACAATTAGTGGACGGTTTTCCGCTGAGGAGGCAAGAGATTTAGAGGTTCAGTTAAGAGGTGGTTCTTTGCCTCTGCCAGTTAGGGTGCTTGAGGTTAGATCTATTGGCCCAACTTTGGGAGCTGAAAATATTCGGAGAAGTCTTATTGCGGCACTTTCGGGACTTGTCTTGGTAGCTTTATTTATGTTGCTGTCCTACCGCCTTGCTGGCCTTGTAGCCGTCCTTGCATTAAGTCTTTACGCACTCTTTAACTTGGCAGCATATTCATTGATCCCAGTGACACTTACATTGCCAGGGATCGCAGGGTTTATTCTTAGTATTGGCATGGCAGTAGATGCAAATGTTCTTATTTTCGAACGAGTTAAGGATGAATTGCGGCGAGGAAATACACTCATACGCTCTATAGAGACTGGCTTCTCTCAGGCATTTTCTTCCATTGTTGACGGACATATAACAACTTTAATTAGTTGTGGAGCATTGTTCTTTTTGGGTACGGGTCTTGTTAAAGGCTTTGCTGCAACACTTGGCATTGGTGTGATATTTAGCCTCTTTACGGCTTTGAGTTGTACGCGAACATTGCTTAGGTTTTTGATGAGTTATCAGGCCCTAAGGCGCCCAACAAATTTCTTACCAATTAGTGAGCTTCCTTCCTCAATTTGA
- a CDS encoding Y-family DNA polymerase — MRQATALIDGNNFYASCEQSLDPSLAGHPLIILSNNDGCIIARNAEARKLEIAMGVPYFKVRKKLKTLGVIVRSSNYALYADMSQRLMSILKTCTEKLEIYSIDEAFALVNRPYDGNLRPWARQLRAQVYQNLGLPIAIGIGETKGQAKLANRTAKVMPSLCGIFDLAIEEDKDKWLERIAIEDVWGIGNKLSQWCRLNNINTARQLRDMPTGKLLAKYGIKGIRIQRELLGYKCIPLAEKTKPKKETCVSRSFGRPICQSNELRQAIANYVVRGAEKLRRQSQVTASLTVFAITKSPSQSPCQKTATTRLTPPSNDTSRLLQAALPLTEQIFDPSKSTIKAGVLLQNLQTTRFLQQELFTPPETNEKLISTIDQLNRRYGQNTVTWGACGLEQTWEMRRARLSPISTSRFKEIPLAHA; from the coding sequence ATTCGCCAAGCTACTGCCTTAATAGATGGCAACAATTTCTATGCTTCATGCGAACAAAGCCTTGACCCGTCCTTAGCAGGTCATCCTTTAATAATCCTCTCAAATAATGATGGCTGCATCATTGCACGTAACGCAGAGGCGCGAAAACTGGAAATAGCAATGGGGGTTCCTTATTTTAAAGTCCGCAAAAAGTTAAAGACGCTGGGAGTCATAGTCCGCAGCTCTAACTACGCTCTATACGCAGACATGAGCCAAAGACTCATGAGCATACTGAAAACATGTACTGAAAAATTAGAGATCTACTCCATTGACGAAGCCTTTGCTCTTGTCAATCGCCCATACGACGGAAATTTACGTCCTTGGGCTCGCCAATTACGAGCCCAGGTTTACCAAAACCTGGGCCTTCCTATAGCAATCGGCATTGGAGAAACCAAAGGCCAAGCAAAACTTGCCAATAGAACCGCAAAAGTGATGCCATCACTTTGCGGAATATTTGACCTCGCTATAGAAGAAGATAAAGATAAATGGTTAGAAAGAATCGCCATTGAAGACGTATGGGGGATTGGGAACAAACTTTCTCAGTGGTGTCGTCTAAACAACATCAATACAGCAAGACAACTTCGTGATATGCCAACCGGAAAGCTACTTGCGAAATACGGCATAAAAGGCATCCGCATACAACGAGAACTACTGGGTTACAAATGTATCCCCTTAGCCGAAAAAACCAAACCGAAAAAGGAAACCTGCGTCAGCAGAAGCTTTGGAAGACCAATTTGCCAATCAAATGAATTACGACAGGCAATCGCGAATTACGTAGTTCGTGGAGCAGAAAAACTACGCCGCCAATCACAAGTAACTGCCTCACTGACAGTGTTTGCAATAACAAAGAGCCCTAGCCAGTCCCCTTGCCAAAAAACTGCAACAACACGACTAACCCCTCCAAGCAATGACACTTCGCGCCTCCTTCAAGCAGCCTTGCCATTGACAGAACAAATTTTCGATCCGTCCAAATCAACCATCAAAGCAGGTGTGCTATTGCAAAATCTCCAAACGACACGCTTTCTCCAGCAAGAATTATTTACGCCTCCCGAAACAAATGAAAAACTCATATCGACGATTGACCAACTCAATCGTCGATATGGCCAAAATACGGTCACATGGGGCGCCTGCGGCCTAGAACAAACCTGGGAGATGCGTCGAGCTCGACTTAGTCCAATATCAACCAGCCGCTTTAAAGAGATTCCATTAGCCCACGCATAA
- a CDS encoding 23S rRNA (pseudouridine(1915)-N(3))-methyltransferase RlmH, with the protein MNLSRIRILTVGKTRKKWIRDGIDLYLKRLPGITITQLRDGTPKREEQNILSALNTNETLIALTEEAIPLTSKEFAEKIKDLGPSRLAFAIGGADGLTVKLKESASLNLSLSPMTFPHEIAQLILLEQIYRAQTILRGGPYHRE; encoded by the coding sequence ATTAATTTATCCCGCATTCGAATACTTACTGTTGGGAAAACACGGAAAAAATGGATTCGAGACGGTATAGACCTATATCTCAAACGTCTCCCAGGCATAACAATTACTCAACTTCGTGATGGCACCCCTAAACGAGAAGAACAAAACATTCTTTCAGCATTAAACACAAATGAAACACTAATAGCCCTTACAGAAGAGGCCATTCCCCTAACGTCCAAAGAATTTGCAGAAAAAATAAAGGACCTTGGTCCATCGCGACTTGCATTTGCCATTGGAGGAGCCGATGGCCTCACTGTCAAATTAAAAGAGTCGGCGAGCCTAAATCTCAGCCTTTCTCCTATGACTTTTCCCCATGAAATTGCTCAATTAATACTTCTTGAGCAAATTTATCGTGCTCAAACCATCCTAAGAGGAGGCCCCTACCATCGGGAGTAG
- the rsmA gene encoding 16S rRNA (adenine(1518)-N(6)/adenine(1519)-N(6))-dimethyltransferase RsmA: MTFQRHTARKRFGQHWLRDPQVLGNILLAADLRSVDRVLEIGPGKGALTEKLLDSSASSVHAVEIDRDLVDFLRRRFVNQSRFTLVQGDVLKVPLTFPDGALATKVVANIPYNITGPLLEKLLGSLSSPVAKPYELLILLLQKEVANRITANPGDKSFSSLSVRLQLMAYCRKVCSVPPRCFVPPPKVHSEVIAIEPFNSEKYLEPGLARRIEILLRKAFLSRRKMLRNTLKDICPLEELELIAQDVGVDLQQRPQEIPPLKWLEFAKALNSLESFHME; the protein is encoded by the coding sequence ATGACTTTTCAAAGGCATACTGCTCGAAAAAGATTTGGGCAGCATTGGCTACGAGACCCTCAGGTTTTAGGAAATATTCTTTTAGCTGCGGATTTAAGATCTGTTGACAGGGTTCTAGAGATTGGTCCTGGGAAAGGGGCCCTTACGGAAAAATTGCTTGATTCTTCAGCCTCGTCAGTTCATGCTGTTGAAATAGATAGAGACTTAGTTGATTTCTTGAGACGACGCTTTGTGAATCAATCAAGGTTTACCTTGGTTCAAGGTGATGTTCTAAAGGTGCCATTAACCTTCCCTGATGGGGCACTAGCAACAAAGGTAGTAGCAAATATTCCTTACAACATTACTGGTCCACTTTTGGAGAAGTTGTTGGGTAGTTTGAGTAGCCCAGTGGCAAAACCATATGAGTTATTGATATTGCTCTTGCAGAAAGAGGTGGCTAACAGGATAACTGCGAATCCAGGAGACAAGAGTTTTAGCTCCTTAAGTGTCAGGCTTCAGTTGATGGCTTATTGCAGGAAGGTTTGTAGTGTTCCTCCTCGATGTTTTGTCCCACCACCAAAGGTTCATTCAGAGGTTATTGCAATTGAACCATTTAATTCAGAAAAATATTTGGAACCAGGGTTGGCACGCAGAATAGAGATTTTGCTAAGGAAGGCGTTTTTGTCTAGGAGGAAGATGTTGAGGAATACGCTTAAAGATATTTGTCCATTGGAAGAACTTGAGTTGATTGCGCAAGATGTGGGCGTCGATCTTCAGCAACGCCCTCAAGAAATTCCTCCTTTGAAGTGGTTGGAGTTTGCAAAAGCGTTGAATTCTCTAGAAAGCTTTCATATGGAGTGA
- a CDS encoding AI-2E family transporter, whose product MKFPQWLSLAILLACGVLLWRLRDLLIHLFAGIVLAMAICTLVNQLRSRWRMPRLIALTICLTSLLLIICTALALIVPPFTEEFQQIIRQLPEAGRKLWVIALSSISQISSLVYGNNALEQSWTTSDNLFTFPDSTSLASGVSQGIQKILGIAGNLGNGLIQFIFVISIALMISIQPKSYREVAIQLVPSFYRRRARKILLECGNSLSDWMVGVLISSICVALLAGIGLSVLGVKLVMANAILAGILNIIPNVGPTISTIFPISVALLDAPWKAVAVVGLYVLIQNLESYLITPSVMQHQVKLLPGLTLTAQFTFAILFGPLGLFLALPLAVVLQVMIREILIHDLLDPWKKKLREQ is encoded by the coding sequence GTGAAATTTCCACAATGGCTCTCTCTAGCAATCCTCTTGGCTTGTGGAGTTTTGTTGTGGAGATTAAGAGATTTACTTATTCATCTTTTCGCCGGAATTGTATTAGCCATGGCGATTTGCACCCTTGTCAACCAACTTCGATCACGATGGAGGATGCCAAGACTAATAGCTCTTACAATATGCTTAACTAGTTTACTATTAATAATATGCACTGCATTAGCTCTCATTGTTCCTCCTTTTACAGAAGAATTTCAACAGATTATTAGACAACTGCCCGAGGCTGGGCGAAAACTTTGGGTAATCGCCTTAAGTAGTATTAGTCAAATATCCTCTTTGGTTTACGGAAACAATGCTTTAGAACAAAGTTGGACAACTTCTGATAATTTATTTACATTTCCTGATAGCACATCCTTGGCTTCTGGAGTCAGCCAAGGAATTCAAAAAATATTGGGTATTGCAGGAAATCTTGGGAATGGATTAATACAGTTCATTTTTGTAATTTCAATCGCATTAATGATATCAATACAACCAAAATCATATCGCGAGGTAGCTATCCAACTAGTTCCATCATTCTACAGAAGAAGAGCTAGAAAGATACTTTTAGAATGTGGTAATTCACTCAGTGATTGGATGGTAGGAGTATTGATAAGTTCAATATGTGTTGCTTTACTTGCTGGGATTGGACTCTCAGTATTAGGAGTAAAGTTAGTAATGGCAAATGCTATTCTAGCTGGAATTCTAAACATAATACCCAATGTTGGCCCAACTATTAGTACCATTTTCCCAATCTCAGTAGCCCTATTGGATGCTCCATGGAAAGCAGTTGCAGTAGTGGGTTTGTATGTATTGATTCAAAATCTTGAAAGCTATTTAATCACCCCATCAGTGATGCAACATCAAGTAAAGCTTCTACCAGGACTAACTCTAACTGCACAATTTACCTTTGCCATTTTATTTGGTCCTTTAGGTCTCTTTCTTGCTCTACCACTTGCAGTCGTACTGCAAGTCATGATTCGGGAAATCCTTATACATGATTTACTTGATCCATGGAAAAAGAAACTTAGAGAACAGTGA
- the psb28 gene encoding photosystem II reaction center protein Psb28: MSRGSVTNSSSSASIQFFRGTDEKAVPEIRLTRSRDGRTGQAFFSFDQPEALINPEQIGEIIGMILIDEEGELITREVKARFVNGSPNAIEAIYTWKSDADFQRFMRFAERYAQSHGLGYTQTGDKQSNE, translated from the coding sequence ATGTCGCGGGGATCTGTGACCAATTCAAGCTCTTCTGCGTCGATTCAATTCTTTCGTGGAACTGATGAAAAAGCTGTACCTGAAATAAGGCTTACCAGAAGCAGAGACGGTCGTACAGGTCAGGCGTTCTTCAGCTTCGACCAACCTGAGGCCTTGATCAACCCTGAACAAATAGGTGAAATCATTGGAATGATCCTCATAGATGAAGAAGGTGAGCTAATTACACGCGAAGTAAAGGCTCGTTTTGTCAATGGCAGTCCAAATGCAATTGAAGCCATATATACCTGGAAATCTGATGCTGATTTTCAGAGATTCATGCGCTTTGCTGAGAGATACGCACAAAGTCATGGATTGGGCTATACCCAAACAGGCGACAAACAATCTAACGAGTGA
- a CDS encoding DUF3082 domain-containing protein → MSYLSGAITSGVFAWLCLGLSKRAVTYFSIHQPSYTSAIAQSIASAIKTLVIGMSFLATFTFAFIGLGLTLVFLRELIPGKEADSS, encoded by the coding sequence ATGAGTTATCTGTCAGGGGCTATTACTAGTGGTGTTTTTGCTTGGTTGTGCCTTGGTCTTAGTAAAAGAGCAGTTACCTATTTTTCTATCCATCAACCTAGCTACACATCAGCAATCGCTCAAAGTATTGCTTCGGCGATTAAAACATTGGTTATAGGTATGAGTTTTTTAGCGACCTTTACATTCGCTTTTATTGGCTTGGGGTTAACTCTTGTTTTTCTTCGCGAATTGATTCCTGGCAAGGAAGCCGATTCTTCCTAA